One window of Globicephala melas chromosome 2, mGloMel1.2, whole genome shotgun sequence genomic DNA carries:
- the PPIP5K1 gene encoding inositol hexakisphosphate and diphosphoinositol-pentakisphosphate kinase 1 isoform X14 has protein sequence MWSLPASEGESATAHFFLGAGDEGLGTRGIGMRTEESDSELLEDEEDEVLPEPQIIVGICAMTKKSKSKPMTQILERLCRFDYLTVIILGEDVILNEPVENWPSCHCLISFHSKGFPLDKAVAYSKLRNPFLINDLAMQYYIQDRREVYRILQEEGIDLPRYAVLNRDPARPEECNLIEGEDQVEVNGAVFPKPFVEKPVSAEDHNVYIYYPSSAGGGSQRLFRKIGSRSSVYSPESSVRKTGSYIYEEFMPTDGTDVKVYTVGPDYAHAEARKSPALDGKVERDSEGKEIRYPVMLTAMEKLVARKVCVAFKQTVCGFDLLRANGHSFVCDVNGFSFVKNSMKYYDDCAKILGNTIMRELAPQFQIPWSIPTEAEDIPIVPTTSGTMMELRCVIAIIRHGDRTPKQKMKMEVTHPRFFSLFEKHGGYKTGKLKLKRPEQLQEVLDITRLLLAELEKEPGGEIEEKTGKLEQLKSVLEMYGHFSGINRKVQLTYYPHGVKASNEGQDPQGEALAPSLLLVLKWGGELTPAGRVQAEELGRAFRCMYPGGQGDYAGFPGCGLLRLHSTFRHDLKIYASDEGRVQMTAAAFAKGLLALEGELTPILVQMVKSANMNGLLDSDGDSLSSCQHRVKARLHHILQQDAPFAPEDYDQLAPTGSTSLLNSMAIIQNPVKVCDQVFALIENLTHQIQKRMQDPKSVDLQLYHSETLELMLQRWSKLERDFRQKSGRYDISKIPDIYDCVKYDVQHNGSLGLQGTAELLRLSKALADVVIPQEYGISREEKLEIAVGFCLPLLRKILLDLQRTHEDESVNKLHPLYSRGVLSPGRHVRTRLYFTSESHVHSLLSVFRYGGLLDETKDAQWQRALAYLSAISELNYMTQIVIMLYEDNTRDPLSEERFHVELHFSPGVKGVEEEGSAPTGCGFRPASSENEEMKTDQGSMEDLCPGKASDEPDGALQTSPQPSEGPGLPKRSPLIRNRKAGSMEVMNMQCTGNLDLIPLRGRRRRRSGDLPRPSPAIGLQPRAVSTTHLASCTQVLSETSSSRPGGYRLFSSSRPPTEMKQSGLGSQCTGLFSTTVLGGSSSAPNLQDYARSQGKKLPPASLKHRDELLFVPAVKRFSVSFAKHPTNELLDDQHPVVRLLRSFSSDCTGGWPVSLDATLAHHLHQCSYHLRLFRNWLRSGQDDPECLYGFEGCSMVPTIYPLETLHNALSLRQVSEFLSRVCQRHTDAQAQASAAI, from the exons GCTTTCCTCTGGACAAAGCTGTTGCTTACTCCAAACTTCGAAACCCTTTTCTTATCAATGACCTGGCTATGCAGTATTACATCCAGGATAG GAGGGAGGTGTACCGGATCCTGCAGGAGGAGGGTATTGATCTGCCTCGATATGCTGTGCTCAACCGTGACCCTGCCCGGCCTGAGG AGTGCAACCTGATTGAGGGTGAAGATCAGGTGGAGGTAAATGGAGCCGTCTTTCCCAAGCCCTTTGTGGAGAAGCCAGTGAGTGCAGAGGACCACAATGTTTACATCTACTATCCCAGCTCAGCCGGAGGAGGAAGCCAGCGCCTCTTCCGTAAG ATTGGCAGCCGCAGCAGCGTTTACTCTCCTGAGAGCAGCGTCCGGAAGACAGGGTCATACATCTATGAGGAGTTTATGCCAACAGATGGCACAGATGTCAAG GTGTATACAGTGGGGCCAGACTATGCCCATGCTGAAGCCAGAAAATCTCCAGCTTTGGATGGGAAGGTCGAAAGAGACAGTGAGGGGAAAGAAATTCGATATCCAGTCATGCTGACTGCCATGGAAAAGCTGGTGGCCAGGAAAGTCTGCGTAGCTTTTAAG CAAACGGTCTGTGGTTTTGACCTCCTTCGTGCCAATGGTCACTCCTTTGTGTGTGATGTCAATGGCTTCAGTTTCGTCAAGAATTCGATGAAATACTACGATGACTGTGCCAAGATTCTGGG GAACACCATAATGCGGGAGCTTGCCCCGCAGTTCCAGATCCCATGGTCCATCCCCACAGAAGCTGAGGACATTCCCATTGTCCCTACCACATCTGGCACTAT GATGGAACTTCGTTGCGTCATTGCAATTATCCGTCACGGGGATCGTACCCCCAAGCAGAAGATGAAGATGGAAGTGACACACCCAAG GTTTTTTAGTCTGTTTGAAAAACATGGTGGCTACAAGACAGGGAAATTAAAACTGAAGCGGCCTGAGCAGCTACAG GAGGTGCTGGACATCACAAGGCTGCTATTGGCTGAACTGGAAAAAGAACCAGGTGGTGAGATTGAGGAGAAGACTGGGAAACTGGAGCAGCTGAAATCTGTGCTGGAGAT GTATGGTCACTTCTCAGGCATCAACCGGAAGGTGCAGTTAACTTACTACCCTCATGGAGTAAAAGCTTCTAATGAGGGGCAAG ATCCACAGGGGGAGGCTCTGGCCCCATCCCTATTGCTGGTACTGAAGTGGGGTGGAGAACTGACCCCTGCTGGCCGTGTTCAGGCTGAGGAGCTGGGGCGAGCTTTCCGCTGCATGTACCCTGGAGGACAGG GTGACTATGCTGGCTTCCCCGGGTGTGGGCTGCTTCGCCTCCATAGCACCTTCCGCCACGATCTCAAGATTTACGCCTCTGATGAGGGCCGTGTCCAGATGACTGCTGCAGCCTTTGCCAAG GGCCTTCTAGCTCTAGAAGGGGAGCTGACACCCATTTTGGTACAAATGGTGAAGAGTGCCAACATGAACGGGCTCTTGGACAGTGATGGCGATTCCCTGAGCAGCTGCCAGCACCGGGTGAAGGCTCGGCTGCACCACATTTTGCAGCAGGATGCACCCTTTGCCCCTGAGGATTATGATCAG CTGGCTCCCACTGGAAGCACTTCCCTACTCAACTCCATGGCTATAATCCAGAATCCTGTGAAGGTCTGTGATCAGGTATTTGCCCTGATTGAAAACCTCACTCACCAGATCCAGAAACGGATGCAGGACCCCAAGTCTGTAG ACCTGCAGCTTTACCACAGCGAGACACTAGAGCTAATGCTACAGCGTTGGAGCAAGCTGGAGCGTGACTTTCGACAGAAGAGTGGGCGCTATGATATCAGTAAGATCCCTGACATCTATGACTGTGTCAAGTATGATGTGCAGCACAATGGGAGTCTGGGACTTCAAGGAACAGCAGAGTTGCTCCGTCTCTCTAAGGCACTGGCTGATGTGGTCATTCCCCAG GAGTACGGGATCAGTCGGGAGGAGAAACTGGAAATTGCTGTGGGCTTCTGTCTTCCACTGTTGCGGAAGATACTACTTGACCTGCAGAGAACCCACGAGGATGAGTCTGTCAACAAGCTGCACCCCCT GTACTCCCGAGGAGTGCTCTCCCCAGGCCGCCATGTTCGAACACGTCTCTACTTCACCAGTGAAAGCCACGTCCACTCCCTACTCAGTGTCTTCCGTTATGGGGGACTTCTTGAT GAGACCAAGGATGCACAATGGCAGCGAGCTTTGGCTTATCTTAGTGCCATCTCAGAGCTCAACTACATGACCCAGATTGTCATCATGCTTTATGAAGACAACACACGG GATCCCTTATCAGAGGAGCGGTTCCATGTGGAGCTGCACTTCAGCCCTGGAGTGAAAGGTGTCGAGGAAGAAGGCAGTGCCCCAACTGGCTGTGGATTCCGTCCAGCCTCTTCTGAG AATGAGGAGATGAAAACAGACCAAGGCAGCATGGAGGACCTGTGCCCGGGGAAGGCATCAGATGAGCCAGACGGAGCATTGCAGACCTCACCCCAGCCCTCTGAGGGCCCTGGCCTCCCAAAGAGATCACCCCTCATTCGTAACCGAAAAGCCGGCTCCATGGAG GTCATGAACATGCAGTGCACGGGGAACCTGGACCTGATCCCCTTGCGGGGACGGCGCCGCCGGAGGTCAGGGGACCTCCCCCGGCCTTCCCCAGCCATCGGCCTACAGCCCCGGGCTGTGTCCACCACTCACCTGGCATCCTGCACACAG GTGCTTTCTGAGACTTCATCCTCGAGGCCTGGTGGCTACCGACTCTTTTCATCTTCACGGCCACCAACGGAGATGAAGCAGAGTGGCCTAG GCTCACAGTGCACGGGGCTGTTCAGCACCACAGTGCTGGGCGGCTCCTCCAGCGCCCCGAATCTTCAGGACTACGCCCGCAGCCAAGGCAAAAAGCTACCACCTGCCAGTCTGAAGCACCGAGATG AGCTCTTGTTTGTCCCGGCCGTAAAACGATTTTCTGTGTCGTTTGCAAAGCATCCGACTAACG AGCTGCTGGATGACCAGCACCCTGTGGTCCGGTTGCTGCGCAGTTTTTCCTCTGACTGCACAGGGGGCTGGCCAGTCTCCTTGGATGCCACGCTGGCGCATCACCTGCACCAGTGCTCCTACCACCTGCGCCTCTTCCGGAACTGGCTGCGCTCAGGCCAGGATGATCCTGAGTGCCTCTACG GATTTGAAGGGTGCTCCATGGTGCCTACCATTTACCCCCTGGAAACACTGCATAATGCCCTTTCCCTGCGTCAAGTGAGTGAATTCTTGAGTAGAGTCTGCCAGCGCCACACTGATGCCCAAGCACAGGCATCTGCAG CCATTTGA
- the PPIP5K1 gene encoding inositol hexakisphosphate and diphosphoinositol-pentakisphosphate kinase 1 isoform X1: MWSLPASEGESATAHFFLGAGDEGLGTRGIGMRTEESDSELLEDEEDEVLPEPQIIVGICAMTKKSKSKPMTQILERLCRFDYLTVIILGEDVILNEPVENWPSCHCLISFHSKGFPLDKAVAYSKLRNPFLINDLAMQYYIQDRREVYRILQEEGIDLPRYAVLNRDPARPEECNLIEGEDQVEVNGAVFPKPFVEKPVSAEDHNVYIYYPSSAGGGSQRLFRKIGSRSSVYSPESSVRKTGSYIYEEFMPTDGTDVKVYTVGPDYAHAEARKSPALDGKVERDSEGKEIRYPVMLTAMEKLVARKVCVAFKQTVCGFDLLRANGHSFVCDVNGFSFVKNSMKYYDDCAKILGNTIMRELAPQFQIPWSIPTEAEDIPIVPTTSGTMMELRCVIAIIRHGDRTPKQKMKMEVTHPRFFSLFEKHGGYKTGKLKLKRPEQLQEVLDITRLLLAELEKEPGGEIEEKTGKLEQLKSVLEMYGHFSGINRKVQLTYYPHGVKASNEGQDPQGEALAPSLLLVLKWGGELTPAGRVQAEELGRAFRCMYPGGQGDYAGFPGCGLLRLHSTFRHDLKIYASDEGRVQMTAAAFAKGLLALEGELTPILVQMVKSANMNGLLDSDGDSLSSCQHRVKARLHHILQQDAPFAPEDYDQLAPTGSTSLLNSMAIIQNPVKVCDQVFALIENLTHQIQKRMQDPKSVDLQLYHSETLELMLQRWSKLERDFRQKSGRYDISKIPDIYDCVKYDVQHNGSLGLQGTAELLRLSKALADVVIPQEYGISREEKLEIAVGFCLPLLRKILLDLQRTHEDESVNKLHPLYSRGVLSPGRHVRTRLYFTSESHVHSLLSVFRYGGLLDETKDAQWQRALAYLSAISELNYMTQIVIMLYEDNTRDPLSEERFHVELHFSPGVKGVEEEGSAPTGCGFRPASSENEEMKTDQGSMEDLCPGKASDEPDGALQTSPQPSEGPGLPKRSPLIRNRKAGSMEVMNMQCTGNLDLIPLRGRRRRRSGDLPRPSPAIGLQPRAVSTTHLASCTQVLSETSSSRPGGYRLFSSSRPPTEMKQSGLGSQCTGLFSTTVLGGSSSAPNLQDYARSQGKKLPPASLKHRDELLFVPAVKRFSVSFAKHPTNELLDDQHPVVRLLRSFSSDCTGGWPVSLDATLAHHLHQCSYHLRLFRNWLRSGQDDPECLYGFEGCSMVPTIYPLETLHNALSLRQVSEFLSRVCQRHTDAQAQASAALFDSMHSNQTSDSPFSPPRTLHSPTLQLRQRSEKPPWYSSGPSSTVSSAGPSSPTAVDGNCHFGFSDHPSLNSHVTEEHQGLGLLQETIGNGAQELPIEGEQEPFERNQSPQEPPVETSQPCQKVAEEVSQPCQNIPEEVSQPCQEVPDISQPCQENHDDVNQTCQEVPQISQPCQNASLLYQKVSEEACELCQENSEEVNQPRQGAPVEVGRRVPGLPVGVGGLAQEILMEVGKPAQGIPEELSQPCQEFSGDIGRLAQEASAIILLSQDIPEVDKPSQEFPGEGDLHVQEVPEEVNQQQSYVVPELIDQLSGEDVPEVQYPSSNVNPQSQSLACDQNSPLPPATCD, translated from the exons GCTTTCCTCTGGACAAAGCTGTTGCTTACTCCAAACTTCGAAACCCTTTTCTTATCAATGACCTGGCTATGCAGTATTACATCCAGGATAG GAGGGAGGTGTACCGGATCCTGCAGGAGGAGGGTATTGATCTGCCTCGATATGCTGTGCTCAACCGTGACCCTGCCCGGCCTGAGG AGTGCAACCTGATTGAGGGTGAAGATCAGGTGGAGGTAAATGGAGCCGTCTTTCCCAAGCCCTTTGTGGAGAAGCCAGTGAGTGCAGAGGACCACAATGTTTACATCTACTATCCCAGCTCAGCCGGAGGAGGAAGCCAGCGCCTCTTCCGTAAG ATTGGCAGCCGCAGCAGCGTTTACTCTCCTGAGAGCAGCGTCCGGAAGACAGGGTCATACATCTATGAGGAGTTTATGCCAACAGATGGCACAGATGTCAAG GTGTATACAGTGGGGCCAGACTATGCCCATGCTGAAGCCAGAAAATCTCCAGCTTTGGATGGGAAGGTCGAAAGAGACAGTGAGGGGAAAGAAATTCGATATCCAGTCATGCTGACTGCCATGGAAAAGCTGGTGGCCAGGAAAGTCTGCGTAGCTTTTAAG CAAACGGTCTGTGGTTTTGACCTCCTTCGTGCCAATGGTCACTCCTTTGTGTGTGATGTCAATGGCTTCAGTTTCGTCAAGAATTCGATGAAATACTACGATGACTGTGCCAAGATTCTGGG GAACACCATAATGCGGGAGCTTGCCCCGCAGTTCCAGATCCCATGGTCCATCCCCACAGAAGCTGAGGACATTCCCATTGTCCCTACCACATCTGGCACTAT GATGGAACTTCGTTGCGTCATTGCAATTATCCGTCACGGGGATCGTACCCCCAAGCAGAAGATGAAGATGGAAGTGACACACCCAAG GTTTTTTAGTCTGTTTGAAAAACATGGTGGCTACAAGACAGGGAAATTAAAACTGAAGCGGCCTGAGCAGCTACAG GAGGTGCTGGACATCACAAGGCTGCTATTGGCTGAACTGGAAAAAGAACCAGGTGGTGAGATTGAGGAGAAGACTGGGAAACTGGAGCAGCTGAAATCTGTGCTGGAGAT GTATGGTCACTTCTCAGGCATCAACCGGAAGGTGCAGTTAACTTACTACCCTCATGGAGTAAAAGCTTCTAATGAGGGGCAAG ATCCACAGGGGGAGGCTCTGGCCCCATCCCTATTGCTGGTACTGAAGTGGGGTGGAGAACTGACCCCTGCTGGCCGTGTTCAGGCTGAGGAGCTGGGGCGAGCTTTCCGCTGCATGTACCCTGGAGGACAGG GTGACTATGCTGGCTTCCCCGGGTGTGGGCTGCTTCGCCTCCATAGCACCTTCCGCCACGATCTCAAGATTTACGCCTCTGATGAGGGCCGTGTCCAGATGACTGCTGCAGCCTTTGCCAAG GGCCTTCTAGCTCTAGAAGGGGAGCTGACACCCATTTTGGTACAAATGGTGAAGAGTGCCAACATGAACGGGCTCTTGGACAGTGATGGCGATTCCCTGAGCAGCTGCCAGCACCGGGTGAAGGCTCGGCTGCACCACATTTTGCAGCAGGATGCACCCTTTGCCCCTGAGGATTATGATCAG CTGGCTCCCACTGGAAGCACTTCCCTACTCAACTCCATGGCTATAATCCAGAATCCTGTGAAGGTCTGTGATCAGGTATTTGCCCTGATTGAAAACCTCACTCACCAGATCCAGAAACGGATGCAGGACCCCAAGTCTGTAG ACCTGCAGCTTTACCACAGCGAGACACTAGAGCTAATGCTACAGCGTTGGAGCAAGCTGGAGCGTGACTTTCGACAGAAGAGTGGGCGCTATGATATCAGTAAGATCCCTGACATCTATGACTGTGTCAAGTATGATGTGCAGCACAATGGGAGTCTGGGACTTCAAGGAACAGCAGAGTTGCTCCGTCTCTCTAAGGCACTGGCTGATGTGGTCATTCCCCAG GAGTACGGGATCAGTCGGGAGGAGAAACTGGAAATTGCTGTGGGCTTCTGTCTTCCACTGTTGCGGAAGATACTACTTGACCTGCAGAGAACCCACGAGGATGAGTCTGTCAACAAGCTGCACCCCCT GTACTCCCGAGGAGTGCTCTCCCCAGGCCGCCATGTTCGAACACGTCTCTACTTCACCAGTGAAAGCCACGTCCACTCCCTACTCAGTGTCTTCCGTTATGGGGGACTTCTTGAT GAGACCAAGGATGCACAATGGCAGCGAGCTTTGGCTTATCTTAGTGCCATCTCAGAGCTCAACTACATGACCCAGATTGTCATCATGCTTTATGAAGACAACACACGG GATCCCTTATCAGAGGAGCGGTTCCATGTGGAGCTGCACTTCAGCCCTGGAGTGAAAGGTGTCGAGGAAGAAGGCAGTGCCCCAACTGGCTGTGGATTCCGTCCAGCCTCTTCTGAG AATGAGGAGATGAAAACAGACCAAGGCAGCATGGAGGACCTGTGCCCGGGGAAGGCATCAGATGAGCCAGACGGAGCATTGCAGACCTCACCCCAGCCCTCTGAGGGCCCTGGCCTCCCAAAGAGATCACCCCTCATTCGTAACCGAAAAGCCGGCTCCATGGAG GTCATGAACATGCAGTGCACGGGGAACCTGGACCTGATCCCCTTGCGGGGACGGCGCCGCCGGAGGTCAGGGGACCTCCCCCGGCCTTCCCCAGCCATCGGCCTACAGCCCCGGGCTGTGTCCACCACTCACCTGGCATCCTGCACACAG GTGCTTTCTGAGACTTCATCCTCGAGGCCTGGTGGCTACCGACTCTTTTCATCTTCACGGCCACCAACGGAGATGAAGCAGAGTGGCCTAG GCTCACAGTGCACGGGGCTGTTCAGCACCACAGTGCTGGGCGGCTCCTCCAGCGCCCCGAATCTTCAGGACTACGCCCGCAGCCAAGGCAAAAAGCTACCACCTGCCAGTCTGAAGCACCGAGATG AGCTCTTGTTTGTCCCGGCCGTAAAACGATTTTCTGTGTCGTTTGCAAAGCATCCGACTAACG AGCTGCTGGATGACCAGCACCCTGTGGTCCGGTTGCTGCGCAGTTTTTCCTCTGACTGCACAGGGGGCTGGCCAGTCTCCTTGGATGCCACGCTGGCGCATCACCTGCACCAGTGCTCCTACCACCTGCGCCTCTTCCGGAACTGGCTGCGCTCAGGCCAGGATGATCCTGAGTGCCTCTACG GATTTGAAGGGTGCTCCATGGTGCCTACCATTTACCCCCTGGAAACACTGCATAATGCCCTTTCCCTGCGTCAAGTGAGTGAATTCTTGAGTAGAGTCTGCCAGCGCCACACTGATGCCCAAGCACAGGCATCTGCAG CCCTCTTTGACTCTATGCACAGCAACCAGACCTCTGATAGCCCGTTTTCTCCACCTCGCACTCTTCATTCACCTACCCTGCAACTCCGGCAGCGCTCTGAAAAGCCCCCTTGGT ACAGCAGTGGCCCTTCCAGCACTGTGTCCAGCGCTGGTCCTTCCTCCCCTACTGCAGTGGATGGTAACTGCCATTTTGGCTTCAGTGATCACCCCTCCCTAAATTCACATGTGACTGAAGAACATCAAGGCCTTGGGCTGCTCCAGGAGACCATTGGGAATGGAGCACAAGAGCTCCCCATAGAAGGGGAACAAGAGCCTTTTGAACGAAACCAGTCCCCACAGGAACCACCTGTGGAAACCAGCCAGCCATGCCAGAAGGTTGCTGAGGAGGTCAGCCAACCATGCCAGAACATCCCTGAAGAGGTCAGCCAGCCATGCCAGGAAGTCCCTGACATCAGCCAGCCATGCCAGGAGAACCATGATGATGTTAACCAGACATGCCAGGAGGTCCCTCAGATCAGCCAACCATGCCAGAATGCCAGCCTACTGTACCAGAAAGTCTCTGAGGAAGCTTGCGAGCTTTGCCAGGAGAACTCTGAGGAGGTCAACCAGCCACGCCAGGGGGCCCCTGTGGAGGTTGGCAGGCGGGTCCCTGGGTTACCTGTAGGGGTTGGTGGCCTGGCCCAGGAAATCCTCATGGAAGTCGGCAAACCAGCCCAAGGGATCCCTGAGGAGCTCAGCCAGCCATGCCAGGAATTCTCTGGGGACATTGGCAGGCTGGCCCAAGAGGCTTCTGCAATCATTTTGTTGTCTCAGGACATCCCAGAGGTTGATAAACCATCCCAAGAGTTCCCTGGGGAGGGTGATCTGCATGTCCAGGAGGTCCCAGAGGAGGTGAATCAGCAGCAGTCCTATGTGGTCCCTGAGTTGATTGACCAGCTGTCTGGAGAGGATGTTCCTGAAGTCCAGTATCCATCTAGCAATGTAAACCCTCAGAGCCAGTCTCTAGCCTGTGACCAGAACTCACCCCTTCCACCAGCAACATGTGATTAA